From one Haloferax marinisediminis genomic stretch:
- a CDS encoding CBS domain-containing protein, translating to MSSTDRVKVKDVMSSPLETISKDATVMEAAQQMRDKEISALVVRTTPRAIISSTDVLDAVADGRDVSNLKVTDVMTTDVETATPDLYMEEVAAMMTNYGIKHLPVVDDDYVGMISSTDVTAHLS from the coding sequence ATGAGTTCTACAGACAGAGTGAAAGTCAAAGACGTAATGTCCTCACCACTCGAGACGATTTCGAAGGACGCGACGGTGATGGAGGCCGCACAGCAGATGCGTGACAAGGAAATCAGTGCCTTGGTCGTCCGGACCACACCGCGCGCCATCATCAGCAGTACCGACGTGCTCGACGCCGTCGCCGACGGGCGAGACGTCTCGAATCTGAAAGTGACCGACGTGATGACGACCGACGTCGAGACTGCCACCCCCGACCTCTACATGGAAGAAGTCGCCGCGATGATGACCAACTACGGTATCAAACATCTCCCGGTCGTCGACGACGACTACGTTGGCATGATTTCGTCGACTGACGTCACTGCTCACCTCTCGTAA
- the mtnP gene encoding S-methyl-5'-thioadenosine phosphorylase — MKIGFIGGSGIYEALPLENTREEPVETPFGEPSTTPIVGEFGDTGREVVFLPRHGPDHQHSPTTLPYRANIFALKKLGVTHILASNAVGSLKEDLPPQTLVVPDQIYDRTKHRPLTFFDEGMVVHQPFAMPYDEELVSILAEAAEEATDAKVQEGGTYVCIEGPSYSTKAESEHYRAQGWDIVGMTTIPEAKLAREAEIAYATITGVTDYDVWKEDSEVTLEEVLKNAAANEEAIKETVEAAIRKIPDGHETDSHSALEGTINTPDEAIPAETKEKLAPLIEKYVE; from the coding sequence ATGAAAATCGGATTTATCGGCGGCAGCGGAATCTACGAGGCGCTGCCCCTCGAAAACACCCGCGAAGAACCGGTCGAGACACCCTTCGGCGAACCCTCGACGACGCCCATCGTCGGCGAGTTCGGCGACACCGGCCGAGAAGTCGTCTTCCTGCCACGACACGGCCCAGACCACCAGCACTCGCCGACGACGCTCCCCTACCGTGCGAACATCTTCGCACTGAAGAAACTCGGCGTCACGCACATCCTCGCCAGCAACGCCGTCGGGAGTCTGAAAGAAGACCTCCCGCCGCAGACACTCGTCGTTCCGGACCAGATTTACGACCGCACGAAACACCGCCCCCTGACGTTCTTCGACGAGGGCATGGTCGTTCACCAACCGTTCGCGATGCCGTACGACGAGGAGCTCGTCTCCATCCTCGCCGAAGCGGCCGAGGAAGCGACCGACGCGAAGGTACAGGAGGGCGGCACCTACGTCTGCATCGAAGGTCCGTCGTACTCCACGAAGGCCGAGAGCGAACACTACCGCGCACAGGGATGGGACATCGTCGGCATGACCACGATTCCGGAAGCAAAACTCGCACGCGAGGCCGAGATCGCCTACGCGACCATCACCGGCGTCACCGACTACGACGTCTGGAAAGAAGACAGCGAAGTCACGCTCGAAGAGGTGCTGAAGAACGCCGCCGCCAACGAGGAGGCCATCAAAGAGACCGTCGAAGCCGCGATTCGCAAGATTCCCGACGGCCACGAGACGGACAGTCACTCCGCGCTCGAAGGGACCATCAACACGCCCGACGAGGCAATCCCCGCCGAGACGAAGGAGAAACTCGCGCCACTCATCGAGAAGTACGTCGAGTAA